DNA from Balaenoptera musculus isolate JJ_BM4_2016_0621 chromosome 4, mBalMus1.pri.v3, whole genome shotgun sequence:
TCCAACACCATGGACTCCCAGATGTTAGCCTCTAGCACCATGGACTCCCAGATGTTAGCAACCAGCTCCATGGACTCCCAGATGTTAGCAACCAGCTCCATGGACTCCCAGATGTTAGCAACCAGCTCCATGGACTCCCAGATGTTAGCAACCAGCTCCATGGACTCCCAGATGTTAGCAACCAGCTCCATGGACTCCCAGATGTTAGCAACCAGCTCCATGGACTCCCAGATGTTAGCAACCAGCTCCATGGACTCCCAGATGTTAGCAACCAGCTCCATGGACTCCCAGATGTTAGCAACCAGCACCATGGACTCCCAGATGTTAGCCACTAGCTCTATGGATTCCCAGATGTTAGCATCTGGCACTATGGACTCTCAGATGTTAGCTTCCGGCACCATGGATGCTCAGATGTTAGCGTCTGGTACCATGGATGCTCAGATGTTAGCATCTAGTACCCAAGATTCTGCTATGTTGGGTTCAAAATCTCCTGATCCCTACAGGTTAGCTCAGGATCCTTACAGGTTAGCTCAAGATCCCTATAGGTTAGGTCATGACCCTTACAGGCTAGGTCATGATGCCTACAGGTTAGGGCAAGACCCCTATAGATTAGGCCATGATCCCTACAGACTAACTCCTGATCCCTATAGGATGTCAGCTAGACCTTATAGGATAGCACCCAGGTCCTATAGAATAGCTCCCAGGCCATATAGGTTAGCACCTAGACCCCTGATGTTAGCATCTAGACGTTCTATGATGATGTCCTATGCTGCAGAACGTTCCATGATGTCATCTTACGAACGCTCTATGATGTCTTATGAGCGGTCTATGATGTCCCCTATGGCTGAACGCTCTATGATGTCAGCCTATGAGCGCTCTATGATGTCAGCTTATGAGCGCTCTATGATGTCCCCTATGGCTGAGCGCTCTATGATGTCAGCTTATGAACGCTCTATGATGTCAGCTTACGAGCGCTCCATGATGTCCCCGATGGCTGACCGATCTATGATGTCCATGGGTGCTGACCGGTCTATGATGTCGTCATACTCTGCTGCTGACCGGTCTATGATGTCATCGTACTCTGCAGCTGATCGATCTATGATGTCATCTTATACTGCTGATCGTTCAATGATGTCTATGGCAGCTGATTCTTACACCGATTCTTATACTGATACATATACGGAGGCATATATGGTGCCACCTTTGCCTCCTGAAGAGCCTCCAACAATGCCACCATTGCCACCTGAAGAGCCACCAATGACACCGCCATTGCCTCCTGAGGAACCACCAGAGGGTCCAGCATTACCCACTGAGCAGTCAGCATTAACAGCTGAAAATACTTGGCCTACTGAGGTGCCAGCATTACCTCCTGAAGAGTCTGTGTCGCTGCCTGAACCTCCTGTGAGTCAAAGTGAGATTTCAGAGCCTTCGGCAGTGCTTGCTAATTATTCAGTATCAGCATCAGAGCCTTCAATGTTAGCATCAGAGGCTGCCATGACTGTTCCAGAACCACCACTGGAGCCAGAGTCTTTGGTCACGTCAACACCTGTAGAGTCTGCTGCCGTAGCAGAAGAGCATGAAATTGTTCCAGAAAGACCAGTGACTTATATGGTGTCGGAAACTCCCACAACATCAGGTGAACTGACTGTGTTAACATCAGAGCCTTCTGTTATGTCAGAGGCAGCAGAAACTTTTGATTCCATGAGGGCTTCAGGACATGTTGCCTCAGAGGTATCTATGTCCCTGCTGGAGGCAGCAGTACCTATTCCAGAGCCATCACAGAGCACTGTAGATCTGCCAGCCATGGCTGTCTCAGAGCTACCAGCTGTGGCTGTCCTGGAGCAACCAGCTGGAACTGTTTCAGAGCCACCAGCCATGGCTGTTCCAGAGCCACAGGCTGAGGCTGTGCCAGACCCAGTGGCTGTGGCTGTCCAGGACCCACCGGCTGAGGCTGTCCCAGAGCCCCTGGCCTTTTCTGAGCCAGAGCATGTTACCGTTCCTGTGCCAGTTGTTTCTGCCCTGGAGCCTACTGTGCCTGTCCTGGAACCAGCGGTGTCAGTCCTTCAACCTAACTTGATTGTTTCAGAACCATCTATTTGTGTCCAAGAATCCACTGTGACAATTTCAGAGCCTCCTGTCACTGTCTCAGAGCCGACTCAAGTAATAGCAACTGAGATGGTTTTAGAGTCTACACCAATAATACTGGAGTCTAATGTTATAAAAGGAATGAATTTACTATCTGGCGATCAAAATCTTGCTCCAGAGATTGGCATGCAGGAGATTCCCATGCATTCAGACGAAGAGCCATATGCTGAAGGACACCTGAAGAATGACTCTTATGAAACTGAAAATGATATGAATATAGACCTTAATATAAATAATCACTTAATTGCTAAAGAGATGGAACATAACACAGTGTCTGCTGCCAGCACTGGTGCTGTTGGTGAAACTGGTGAAGAGAAAATTTTGCCCACCAATGAGACTAAACAATGCACAGTATTGGATATCTGCCCTAGTGTTAGTGAAACTGATGTAGGAGGGACTCTGTCTTCTACTGGTCCCCTTGCTCTTGAACCTGATGCAGTGGGAACTGGTAAGGGTCTTGAATTTGCCACAGCATCTGCTCTCAGTTCAGTTAGTAAATATGATGTTGAAGTATCATTAACTACTCAAGATACTGAACATGACATGGTAATTTCCACCAGCCCCAGTGGTGGTAGTGAAGCTGACATAGAGGGACCTTTACCTGCTAAAGACATCCATCCTGATATACCATCTACTAATAACTTTGTCAGTAAGGATGCAGAAGGATCATTACCTATGCTGGAGAGTGACCAGACATTAGCAGTGGCTCTCAGTCCTAAAGAAAGTAGTGGAGAAGATAAAGAAGTACCTCTCCCTACTAAAGAGATACTGTCTGATTCAGGATTTTCTGCCAACATTGATGATATTAATGAAGCTGATTTAGTGAGACCATTACTTCCTAAGGACATGGAACGTCTTACAAGCCTTAGAGCTGGTATTGAAGGACCTTTACTTGCAAGTGAAGTTGAACGGGATAAATCTGCTGCCAGTCCAGTTGTAATTAGTATACCGGAAAGAGCTTCAGAGTCGTCTTCAGAGGAAAAAGATGATTATGAAATTTTTGTAAAAGTTAAGGACACacatgaaaaaagcaagaaaaataagaacCGTGACAAaggtgagaaagagaagaaaagggactcTTCGTTAAGATCTCGAAGTAAGCGTTCCAAGTCTTCTGAACACAAATCGCGAAAGCGCACCAGTGAGTCTCGTTCTAGGGCAAGGAAGAGATCATCTAAGTCCAAGTCTCATCGCTCTCAAACACGTTCACGGTCACGATCAAGACGCAGAAGGAGGAGCAGCAGGTCAAGATCAAAGTCTAGAGGAAGGCGATCTGTATCAAAAGAGAAGCGCAAAAGATCCCCAAAGCACAGATCCAAGtccagggaaagaaaaagaaaaagatcaagcTCCAGGGATAACCGGAAAACAGGTAGAGCTCGGAGTCGCACCCCAAGCCGTCGGAGCCGGAGTCACACTCCGAGTCGTCGAAGAAGATCTAGATCTGGGGGAAGAAGGAGCTTTAGCATCTCCCCGAGCCGAAGAAGCCGCACCCCCAGCCGAAGGAGTCGCACCCCGAGCCGACGGAGTCGCACCCCGAGCCGACGGAGCCGCACCCCGAGCCGTCGGAGCCGCACCCCGAGCCGTCGGAGCCGCACCCCGAGCCGTCGGAGAAGATCAAGATCTGTGGTAAGAAGACGAAGCTTCAGTATATCACCAGTCAGATTAAGGCGATCACGAACACCCTTGAGAAGAAGGTTTAGCAGGTCTCCCATCCGCCGTAAACGATCCAGGTCTTCTGAAAGAGGCAGATCACCCAAACGTCTGACGGATTTGAgtgagtcatttaaaaatttaatggtaTTAGAGAATGATTTAAAGCTGAGTTTTTTCTGTGAGTCAAATGGAATATTTGGGGTTATTGGTttaggataaatatttttatctttaaatttttgtaGTTAGGTTAGCTTCTGTTTAGAAAATGTAGGAATAAGTACATTTGTAATTAGCATTTAAAAGACCTGCTTTGGAGTAAATTAGAACCAAGGTATTTCCATACTTGCatgctttctttttgctttaaccATATTCCATAACTAAAAATGGCAAGTAGAAGTCCAGTTAAAGACAAGGCTAGTATCTGCTCAGGTTGTTATTGTATGTATTCCAACATAAATTCTTGCAGATAAGCCTAAaatcaaatgtttcttttttaataagttaCATGTCTTAAACTggcaatacagtattgttataTGTTTGTGAAAATAATTCTGGTTGGTATAATGGGTGATGGAAGTGAGTAGGGAATTTTGCATATGGGGAGTTAAAGTGATATTTCAGTCTGCCTTTTAAAAGatgaagtgttctaatttctcctaattttaaaaagtgtgcagAGGTGATTAAAACTTGATGGATCATGTGTGACTATGTGTAATAATAATGGATAATTTATCATTATCCCAGTGGATTGGACATTTCCAGGTCAGAGTTGTCTAAAGAAAAAGATCTTAACAGAACCCTAAGGGAGAATGCATTcagttcaacaaatgtttctgagttctttttttattcaaagcAGAGGAACAGTATATGAGTGATTACAAGTTAGTACAAGAGACACAGATAAAATGCATATATGTCTCTTTTACCAAATAGTAAAACTGCCATGATTGCTGTAATTACTGGTATAGATTAGGTACTTTGGGAGCACGGTGGAGAGGAATGTTAAGTTCTGACTTAAGACTTGTTACTTTGAAGAGGTGGCAGTTTTGAACTCGGGCTCAAAGAGTGATTTAAAATGTTCTCCGAGATTAGAAGGAAAGTAATTTAAGGGGCATGATAGTTGTGGAAAATAAAGTAGGCTTTGGCAGGTGTGTGTCTTAATGTGTGTGGCAGAGTGATCATTTATAGTTGTGTAGTCTAGCTATTTTGTATAGTGTTTGAATGGTAAGCTAAATGTggacttaattcttttttaaatatggggcatttgttttaaaactttgagCCAAAGAGTGATTTTATCACAGCTATAAGTTAGGGCAGAAAATTGATGCCTTTAATTTTGTTAGCATATGAAACATTAGATAATACAAAATGTACAGCCTTTTAGGAAAACTGcttcttatattttcctcttgcAGATAAGGCTCAGTTACTTGAAATAGCCAAAGCTAATGCAGCTGCCATGTGTGCTAAGGCTGGTGTTCCTTTACCGCCAAACCTAAAGCCTGCACCTCCACCTTCAATAGAAGAGAAAGTTGCTAAAAAATCAGGAGGAGCTACTATAGAAGAACTAACTGAGGTAAGCTAGACAGAATTTGTCATTCTTAAATGGATTATTCCAGTGATGTTGACTCTGGAGCGTGCCAAAACCCGAATTGTGGGCTGAACTGATAATGGCTGGCACCGAGTGGCCAAAACCCGAAATACAGACGTGGCAGCGGCAGAAGCTCTATTTAGCAGGCCATTATCCGGGATGGCTAAGCTCCGCTAGCTAAAAGTTACTTCCCATTACTTTTGCTTTCCAGTTTTAGAAGCCAAACTGACTGAGGAGTGGGACGGTTCGTTTGAATGGAGGAGGTGTTGAGTGAGCAACACGCAGAAGCTCGCCTACAGTTTCGTTTCCATTCACGACGTGTTCACTGATCGCCACGAGTGTACTGCATATACGCAAAGACACAGACAATCTTCAGAAATGATCTTTTGCCACCGGAGCTTGGAAATTAATGAGAATAGCTGGCCATTGCCTGAAAGGAACTTCTTTCGCATCAACATTTCGGGTTTTGGCTGTTTGGTACCAGCCATTGGTGATAATGGCCGGCCATTATCAGTTCTTCCTGCGGTTCGGGTTTTGGCagtaacatatatattttagacacacttatttttgtttttaagaatttgaTCTTTTCaattgaggcttttttttttggtcttttggctttattttattaaaatttgttttttttttggaggacGCTGAAATATTGCTGCTAGGATCCAGAAATACCACATTGTTTCAGATATTGAAACTTGTTATTGGCTAGCCTGATGCCAGCCTGCCACTGTCAATATATTCTGTTCCCCTTGGTTACAAGCTTGGTATATTCTGTGTTTTTGGCTAAATGAGCTTTTTatcctattaaaatattttcaattgataAGGGATATGACGAATTCTACTGCTAGTATAGAGACATGTCCACCCAAATTTACTCTGACCTTTTTATAAAGCCAGGTAATGGAGTCGGTTCCTTTGCTTCTCAAGGCGGAATTGACTTTGCTTTACGTGTCAGACCTTCATCAGTTGCACCCTCCCCATCATGCCTTATATTCCATTCTTGAGTTCTATTCCTTTAGAGACTCAACCTACAAAACATTTATGGAAAGACATGCTATCATCTAACCCAGTTGCAAGTGTTTGAGATTTTATTTAGCCGTACATTTGGGGATCATATAGTTTCTTAATCTGTTTCCTCACTTAGATTTATTACAATatgaattacaattttttttttaagtttaaggaCCTAGTGAAGGCTTCTGTTGCTTGCTTATCAAATCCAAGCTCCTTATCCAAAACCTTGTGAACACTTAGTGTTTCCCTATATATTTTAGCCTCATCTTCAGCCCTTCTAATAAGTTTTTTCTCACCTCTTTACCACTACCTGACTAGGgtgactttcttttcctttccctgctAGTCCTTGTTCTTAACTATGAAAATCTGGCTTAGAACTCTGTGAGGAATAT
Protein-coding regions in this window:
- the SON gene encoding protein SON isoform X6 is translated as MATNIEQIFRSFVVSKFREIQQELSSGRSEGQLNGETNTPVEGNQAGDAAASARSLPNEEIVQKIEEVLSGVLDTELRYKPDLKEASRKSRCVSVQTDPTDEIPTKKSKKHKKHKNKKKKKKKEKEKKYKRQPEESESKPKSHHDGNVDLESDSFLKFDSEPSEMALEHPVRVFGLSDTSESPALVLEPPVVSMEVLEPHTLEILKPATKTAELSVASTSVVSVQSEQSVAVMLEPSMTKILDSFAAAPVPTTTVVLKSSEPVVTMSVECQMKPVLKSLESTPPEPSKVMLLEPPVAKVLEPSETLVSSETPTEVHPEPSTSTTMDFPESSATEVLRLPEQPVEVPSEIADSSMTRPQEMLELPKTTALELQESSVASAMELPGPPATSMLELQGPPVTPVLELPGPSATPVPELPGPLSTPVPELLGPPATAVPELPGPSVTSVPQLSQELPGLPAPSMGLEPPQEVPEPPVMAQELPGLPVVTAAVELPGQPVVTVAMELTEQPVTTTELEQPVGMTTVEHPGQPEVTTATGLLGQPEAAMVLELPGQPVATTALELPGQSSVTGVPELPGLPSATRALELSGQPVATGALELPGQLMAAGALEFSGQSGAAGALELLGQPLATGVLELPGQPGAPELPGQPVATVALEISVQSVVTTTELSTMTVSQSLEVPSTTALESYNTVAQELPTTLVGETSVTVGVDPLMAQESHMLASNTMETHMLASNTMDSQMLASNTMDSQMLASNTMDSQMLASSTMDSQMLATSSMDSQMLATSSMDSQMLATSSMDSQMLATSSMDSQMLATSSMDSQMLATSSMDSQMLATSSMDSQMLATSSMDSQMLATSTMDSQMLATSSMDSQMLASGTMDSQMLASGTMDAQMLASGTMDAQMLASSTQDSAMLGSKSPDPYRLAQDPYRLAQDPYRLGHDPYRLGHDAYRLGQDPYRLGHDPYRLTPDPYRMSARPYRIAPRSYRIAPRPYRLAPRPLMLASRRSMMMSYAAERSMMSSYERSMMSYERSMMSPMAERSMMSAYERSMMSAYERSMMSPMAERSMMSAYERSMMSAYERSMMSPMADRSMMSMGADRSMMSSYSAADRSMMSSYSAADRSMMSSYTADRSMMSMAADSYTDSYTDTYTEAYMVPPLPPEEPPTMPPLPPEEPPMTPPLPPEEPPEGPALPTEQSALTAENTWPTEVPALPPEESVSLPEPPVSQSEISEPSAVLANYSVSASEPSMLASEAAMTVPEPPLEPESLVTSTPVESAAVAEEHEIVPERPVTYMVSETPTTSGELTVLTSEPSVMSEAAETFDSMRASGHVASEVSMSLLEAAVPIPEPSQSTVDLPAMAVSELPAVAVLEQPAGTVSEPPAMAVPEPQAEAVPDPVAVAVQDPPAEAVPEPLAFSEPEHVTVPVPVVSALEPTVPVLEPAVSVLQPNLIVSEPSICVQESTVTISEPPVTVSEPTQVIATEMVLESTPIILESNVIKGMNLLSGDQNLAPEIGMQEIPMHSDEEPYAEGHLKNDSYETENDMNIDLNINNHLIAKEMEHNTVSAASTGAVGETGEEKILPTNETKQCTVLDICPSVSETDVGGTLSSTGPLALEPDAVGTGKGLEFATASALSSVSKYDVEVSLTTQDTEHDMVISTSPSGGSEADIEGPLPAKDIHPDIPSTNNFVSKDAEGSLPMLESDQTLAVALSPKESSGEDKEVPLPTKEILSDSGFSANIDDINEADLVRPLLPKDMERLTSLRAGIEGPLLASEVERDKSAASPVVISIPERASESSSEEKDDYEIFVKVKDTHEKSKKNKNRDKGEKEKKRDSSLRSRSKRSKSSEHKSRKRTSESRSRARKRSSKSKSHRSQTRSRSRSRRRRRSSRSRSKSRGRRSVSKEKRKRSPKHRSKSRERKRKRSSSRDNRKTGRARKSKRVNSTYGCLVVGGVLGGYRGLSEEMYSGEGSGLVGWVMGKFVSGVLAA
- the SON gene encoding protein SON isoform X4 translates to MATNIEQIFRSFVVSKFREIQQELSSGRSEGQLNGETNTPVEGNQAGDAAASARSLPNEEIVQKIEEVLSGVLDTELRYKPDLKEASRKSRCVSVQTDPTDEIPTKKSKKHKKHKNKKKKKKKEKEKKYKRQPEESESKPKSHHDGNVDLESDSFLKFDSEPSEMALEHPVRVFGLSDTSESPALVLEPPVVSMEVLEPHTLEILKPATKTAELSVASTSVVSVQSEQSVAVMLEPSMTKILDSFAAAPVPTTTVVLKSSEPVVTMSVECQMKPVLKSLESTPPEPSKVMLLEPPVAKVLEPSETLVSSETPTEVHPEPSTSTTMDFPESSATEVLRLPEQPVEVPSEIADSSMTRPQEMLELPKTTALELQESSVASAMELPGPPATSMLELQGPPVTPVLELPGPSATPVPELPGPLSTPVPELLGPPATAVPELPGPSVTSVPQLSQELPGLPAPSMGLEPPQEVPEPPVMAQELPGLPVVTAAVELPGQPVVTVAMELTEQPVTTTELEQPVGMTTVEHPGQPEVTTATGLLGQPEAAMVLELPGQPVATTALELPGQSSVTGVPELPGLPSATRALELSGQPVATGALELPGQLMAAGALEFSGQSGAAGALELLGQPLATGVLELPGQPGAPELPGQPVATVALEISVQSVVTTTELSTMTVSQSLEVPSTTALESYNTVAQELPTTLVGETSVTVGVDPLMAQESHMLASNTMETHMLASNTMDSQMLASNTMDSQMLASNTMDSQMLASSTMDSQMLATSSMDSQMLATSSMDSQMLATSSMDSQMLATSSMDSQMLATSSMDSQMLATSSMDSQMLATSSMDSQMLATSSMDSQMLATSTMDSQMLATSSMDSQMLASGTMDSQMLASGTMDAQMLASGTMDAQMLASSTQDSAMLGSKSPDPYRLAQDPYRLAQDPYRLGHDPYRLGHDAYRLGQDPYRLGHDPYRLTPDPYRMSARPYRIAPRSYRIAPRPYRLAPRPLMLASRRSMMMSYAAERSMMSSYERSMMSYERSMMSPMAERSMMSAYERSMMSAYERSMMSPMAERSMMSAYERSMMSAYERSMMSPMADRSMMSMGADRSMMSSYSAADRSMMSSYSAADRSMMSSYTADRSMMSMAADSYTDSYTDTYTEAYMVPPLPPEEPPTMPPLPPEEPPMTPPLPPEEPPEGPALPTEQSALTAENTWPTEVPALPPEESVSLPEPPVSQSEISEPSAVLANYSVSASEPSMLASEAAMTVPEPPLEPESLVTSTPVESAAVAEEHEIVPERPVTYMVSETPTTSGELTVLTSEPSVMSEAAETFDSMRASGHVASEVSMSLLEAAVPIPEPSQSTVDLPAMAVSELPAVAVLEQPAGTVSEPPAMAVPEPQAEAVPDPVAVAVQDPPAEAVPEPLAFSEPEHVTVPVPVVSALEPTVPVLEPAVSVLQPNLIVSEPSICVQESTVTISEPPVTVSEPTQVIATEMVLESTPIILESNVIKGMNLLSGDQNLAPEIGMQEIPMHSDEEPYAEGHLKNDSYETENDMNIDLNINNHLIAKEMEHNTVSAASTGAVGETGEEKILPTNETKQCTVLDICPSVSETDVGGTLSSTGPLALEPDAVGTGKGLEFATASALSSVSKYDVEVSLTTQDTEHDMVISTSPSGGSEADIEGPLPAKDIHPDIPSTNNFVSKDAEGSLPMLESDQTLAVALSPKESSGEDKEVPLPTKEILSDSGFSANIDDINEADLVRPLLPKDMERLTSLRAGIEGPLLASEVERDKSAASPVVISIPERASESSSEEKDDYEIFVKVKDTHEKSKKNKNRDKGEKEKKRDSSLRSRSKRSKSSEHKSRKRTSESRSRARKRSSKSKSHRSQTRSRSRSRRRRRSSRSRSKSRGRRSVSKEKRKRSPKHRSKSRERKRKRSSSRDNRKTGRARSRTPSRRSRSHTPSRRRRSRSGGRRSFSISPSRRSRTPSRRSRTPSRRSRTPSRRSRTPSRRSRTPSRRSRTPSRRRRSRSVVRRRSFSISPVRLRRSRTPLRRRFSRSPIRRKRSRSSERGRSPKRLTDLNKAQLLEIAKANAAAMCAKAGVPLPPNLKPAPPPSIEEKVAKKSGGATIEELTEKCKQIAQSKEDDDVIVNKPHVSDEEEEEPPFYHHPFKLSEPKPIFFNLNIAAAKPTPPKSQVTLTKEFPVSSGSQHRKKEADSVYGEWVPVEKNGEENKEDDNVFSSSLPSEGRVKRQGRVRRQMKQPAASHLTVTRCNSLCGTKPQSEKHRIAENSVITSLPNIGPSLHLWEGSPRYNYLASRFASRLYSSRFWW
- the SON gene encoding protein SON isoform X3, which encodes MATNIEQIFRSFVVSKFREIQQELSSGRSEGQLNGETNTPVEGNQAGDAAASARSLPNEEIVQKIEEVLSGVLDTELRYKPDLKEASRKSRCVSVQTDPTDEIPTKKSKKHKKHKNKKKKKKKEKEKKYKRQPEESESKPKSHHDGNVDLESDSFLKFDSEPSEMALEHPVRVFGLSDTSESPALVLEPPVVSMEVLEPHTLEILKPATKTAELSVASTSVVSVQSEQSVAVMLEPSMTKILDSFAAAPVPTTTVVLKSSEPVVTMSVECQMKPVLKSLESTPPEPSKVMLLEPPVAKVLEPSETLVSSETPTEVHPEPSTSTTMDFPESSATEVLRLPEQPVEVPSEIADSSMTRPQEMLELPKTTALELQESSVASAMELPGPPATSMLELQGPPVTPVLELPGPSATPVPELPGPLSTPVPELLGPPATAVPELPGPSVTSVPQLSQELPGLPAPSMGLEPPQEVPEPPVMAQELPGLPVVTAAVELPGQPVVTVAMELTEQPVTTTELEQPVGMTTVEHPGQPEVTTATGLLGQPEAAMVLELPGQPVATTALELPGQSSVTGVPELPGLPSATRALELSGQPVATGALELPGQLMAAGALEFSGQSGAAGALELLGQPLATGVLELPGQPGAPELPGQPVATVALEISVQSVVTTTELSTMTVSQSLEVPSTTALESYNTVAQELPTTLVGETSVTVGVDPLMAQESHMLASNTMETHMLASNTMDSQMLASNTMDSQMLASNTMDSQMLASSTMDSQMLATSSMDSQMLATSSMDSQMLATSSMDSQMLATSSMDSQMLATSSMDSQMLATSSMDSQMLATSSMDSQMLATSSMDSQMLATSTMDSQMLATSSMDSQMLASGTMDSQMLASGTMDAQMLASGTMDAQMLASSTQDSAMLGSKSPDPYRLAQDPYRLAQDPYRLGHDPYRLGHDAYRLGQDPYRLGHDPYRLTPDPYRMSARPYRIAPRSYRIAPRPYRLAPRPLMLASRRSMMMSYAAERSMMSSYERSMMSYERSMMSPMAERSMMSAYERSMMSAYERSMMSPMAERSMMSAYERSMMSAYERSMMSPMADRSMMSMGADRSMMSSYSAADRSMMSSYSAADRSMMSSYTADRSMMSMAADSYTDSYTDTYTEAYMVPPLPPEEPPTMPPLPPEEPPMTPPLPPEEPPEGPALPTEQSALTAENTWPTEVPALPPEESVSLPEPPVSQSEISEPSAVLANYSVSASEPSMLASEAAMTVPEPPLEPESLVTSTPVESAAVAEEHEIVPERPVTYMVSETPTTSGELTVLTSEPSVMSEAAETFDSMRASGHVASEVSMSLLEAAVPIPEPSQSTVDLPAMAVSELPAVAVLEQPAGTVSEPPAMAVPEPQAEAVPDPVAVAVQDPPAEAVPEPLAFSEPEHVTVPVPVVSALEPTVPVLEPAVSVLQPNLIVSEPSICVQESTVTISEPPVTVSEPTQVIATEMVLESTPIILESNVIKGMNLLSGDQNLAPEIGMQEIPMHSDEEPYAEGHLKNDSYETENDMNIDLNINNHLIAKEMEHNTVSAASTGAVGETGEEKILPTNETKQCTVLDICPSVSETDVGGTLSSTGPLALEPDAVGTGKGLEFATASALSSVSKYDVEVSLTTQDTEHDMVISTSPSGGSEADIEGPLPAKDIHPDIPSTNNFVSKDAEGSLPMLESDQTLAVALSPKESSGEDKEVPLPTKEILSDSGFSANIDDINEADLVRPLLPKDMERLTSLRAGIEGPLLASEVERDKSAASPVVISIPERASESSSEEKDDYEIFVKVKDTHEKSKKNKNRDKGEKEKKRDSSLRSRSKRSKSSEHKSRKRTSESRSRARKRSSKSKSHRSQTRSRSRSRRRRRSSRSRSKSRGRRSVSKEKRKRSPKHRSKSRERKRKRSSSRDNRKTGRARSRTPSRRSRSHTPSRRRRSRSGGRRSFSISPSRRSRTPSRRSRTPSRRSRTPSRRSRTPSRRSRTPSRRSRTPSRRRRSRSVVRRRSFSISPVRLRRSRTPLRRRFSRSPIRRKRSRSSERGRSPKRLTDLNKAQLLEIAKANAAAMCAKAGVPLPPNLKPAPPPSIEEKVAKKSGGATIEELTEKCKQIAQSKEDDDVIVNKPHVSDEEEEEPPFYHHPFKLSEPKPIFFNLNIAAAKPTPPKSQVTLTKEFPVSSGSQHRKKEADSVYGEWVPVEKNGEENKEDDNVFSSSLPSEPVDISTAMSERALAQKRLSENAFDLEAMSMLNRAQERIDAWAQLNSIPGQFTGSTGVQVLTQEQLANTGAQAWIKKGQILVAVFLPRSVPALLFTTLLLPRPRISS